One Salarias fasciatus chromosome 9, fSalaFa1.1, whole genome shotgun sequence DNA segment encodes these proteins:
- the atp6v1ab gene encoding V-type proton ATPase catalytic subunit A: MDLSKLPKIRDEEREGQFGYVHGVSGPVVTATAMAGAAMYELVRVGHSELVGEIIRLEGDMATIQVYEETSGVSVGDPVLRTGKPLSVELGPGIMGSIFDGIQRPLKDINDLTQSIYIPRGVNIGALNRDLKWEFSPSKSLRAGSHITGGDIYGLVYENSLIRHKIMLPPKNRGTVTYVAPPGNYDVSDVVMELEFEGVKEKFTMVQVWPVRQVRPVTEKLPANHPLLTGQRVLDALFPCVQGGTTAIPGAFGCGKTVISQSLSKYSNSDVIIYVGCGERGNEMSEVLRDFPELTMEVDGKTESIMKRTALVANTSNMPVAAREASIYTGITLSEYFRDMGYNVSMMADSTSRWAEALREISGRLAEMPADSGYPAYLGARLASFYERAGRVKCLGNPEREGSVSIVGAVSPPGGDFSDPVTSATLGIVQVFWGLDKKLAQRKHFPSVNWLISYSKYTRALDEYYDKHFPEFVPLRTKAKEILQEEEDLAEIVQLVGKASLAETDKITLEVAKLIKDDFLQQNGYTPYDRFCPFYKTVGILSNMIAFYDMARHAVETTAQSDNKITWAMIREHMGEILYRISSMKFKDPVKDGEGKIKAEYAQLLEDMQNGFRTLEE, translated from the exons ATGGACTTGTCCAAGCTGCCTAAGATCAGGGATGAGGAGCGAGAGGGCCAGTTTGGATACGTTCATGGAGTCTCTGGACCAG TGGTGACGGCTACGGCCATGGCCGGAGCGGCCATGTACGAGCTGGTGCGTGTCGGCCACAGCGAGCTGGTGGGAGAGATCATCAGGCTGGAGGGAGACATGGCCACCATCCAGGTCTACGAGGAGACGT ccggcgtgtcggtGGGAGATCCCGTGCTGCGGACGGGGAAACCTCTCTCTGTTGAGTTGGGTCCAGGCATCATGGGGTCCATCTTTGATGGAATCCAGCGACCCCTGAAGGACATCAATGACCTTACACAAAGCATCTACATCCCTCGAGGAGTGAACATCGGAGCCCTCAACCGAGACCTCAAGTGGGAGTTTTCTCCCAGCAAGAGCCTGCGG GCTGGTAGTCACATCACGGGCGGCGACATCTACGGCTTAGTGTATGAGAACTCCCTCATCAGGCACAAGATCATGCTGCCTCCCAAAAACAGAGGCACGGTCACCTACGTGGCTCCGCCCGGAAACTACGACGTCTCG GATGTGGTGATGGAGCTGGAGTtcgagggcgtgaaggagaagTTCACCATGGTGCAGGTGTGGCCCGTCAGACAGGTGAGGCCCGTCACAGAGAAGCTGCCCGCCAATCACCCGCTGCTGACCGGCCAGAGAGTGCTGGACGCCCTCTTCCC ATGTGTGCAAGGAGGAACCACGGCCATCCCCGGAGCTTTCGGCTGCGGTAAGACTGTCATCTCCCAGTCGCTGTCCAAATACTCCAACAGTGACGTGATCATCTACGTCGGCTGCGGGGAGCGTGGGAACGAGATGTCAGAAGTGCTGCGAGATTTCCCAGAG CTGACCATGGAGGTGGATGGAAAGACTGAGAGCATCATGAAGAGGACGGCTCTGGTGGCCAACACCTCCAACATGCCTGTCGCTGCCAGAGAGGCCTCCATCTACACCG GGATCACACTGTCCGAGTACTTCAGAGACATGGGATACAACGTGAGCATGATGGCCGACTCCACCTCGCGTTGGGCCGAGGCTCTCAGGGAGATTTCTGGCCGTCTGGCTGAAATGCCCGCTG ACAGTGGCTACCCTGCGTACCTGGGAGCCCGCCTGGCCTCCTTCTACGAGCGTGCAGGCAGAGTGAAGTGTCTGGGCAACCCTGAGAGGGAGGGCAGCGTCAGCATTGTAGGAGC TGTATCGCCTCCCGGTGGTGACTTCTCTGATCCTGTTACTTCAGCCACACTCGGTATTGTTCAG GTGTTCTGGGGTTTGGATAAGAAGCTTGCTCAGAGGAAGCATTTCCCCTCCGTCAACTGGCTCATCAGCTACAGCAAATACACCCGCGCCCTGGACGAGTACTACGACAAGCACTTCCCGGAGTTTGTGCCGCTGCGTACCAAGGCGAAGgagatcctgcaggaggaggaggacctggcTGAGATCGTGCAGCTGGTCGGAAAG GCTTCACTTGCAGAAACTGATAAAATCACTCTGGAAGTGGCCAAACTCATCAAAGatgacttcctgcagcagaacgGCTACACTCCTTACGACAG GTTCTGTCCTTTCTACAAGACGGTGGGCATTCTCTCCAACATGATCGCGTTCTACGACATGGCGCGGCACGCGGTGGAGACCACAGCTCAGAGCGACAACAAGATCACATGGGCCATGATCAGGGAGCACATGGGCGAAATCCTCTACAGGATCAGCTCCATGAAATTCAAG GACCCGGTGAAGGACGGCGAGGGGAAGATCAAGGCGGAGTACgcacagctgctggaggacatgcAGAACGGCTTCCGCACGCTGGAGGAGTAG
- the naa50 gene encoding N-alpha-acetyltransferase 50 isoform X1, which yields MKGSRIELGDVTPHNIKQLKRLNQVIFPVSYNDKFYKDVLEVGELAKLAYFNDIAVGAVCCRVDHSQNQKRLYIMTLGCLAPYRRLGIGTKMLNHVLNICEKDGTFDNIYLHVQISNESAIDFYQKFGFEIIETKKNYYKRIEPADAHVLQKSLRSPCAPPSGELQKSE from the exons atgaaagg TAGCCGGATCGAGCTGGGGGACGTTACGCCCCACAACATTAAACAGCTGAAGCGCCTGAACCAGGTCATCTTCCCCGTCAGCTACAATGACAAGTTTTACAAAGATGTACTGGAAGTCGGAGAGCTCGCAAAGCTAG CATACTTCAATGACATTGCAGTCGGGGCCGTGTGCTGCAGAGTTGACCACTCCCAGAACCAGAAGAGACTGTACATCATGACACTCGGCTGTCTAGCACCCTACCGTAGACTTGGAATTG gcacgAAGATGCTAAATCATGTGCTTAACATCTGTGAGAAGGATGGCACTTTTGACAACATTTACCT TCACGTGCAGATCAGCAACGAATCGGCCATTGACTTTTACCAGAAGTTCGGCTTTGAGATCATTGAAACGAAAAAGAATTACTACAAGAGGATAGAGCCCGCAGACGCCCATGTGTTGCAGAAGAGCCTGCGCAGTCCGTGCGCGCCCCCCAGCGGCGAGCTCCAGAAGTCCGAGTAG
- the naa50 gene encoding N-alpha-acetyltransferase 50 isoform X2: protein MKGRIELGDVTPHNIKQLKRLNQVIFPVSYNDKFYKDVLEVGELAKLAYFNDIAVGAVCCRVDHSQNQKRLYIMTLGCLAPYRRLGIGTKMLNHVLNICEKDGTFDNIYLHVQISNESAIDFYQKFGFEIIETKKNYYKRIEPADAHVLQKSLRSPCAPPSGELQKSE, encoded by the exons atgaaagg CCGGATCGAGCTGGGGGACGTTACGCCCCACAACATTAAACAGCTGAAGCGCCTGAACCAGGTCATCTTCCCCGTCAGCTACAATGACAAGTTTTACAAAGATGTACTGGAAGTCGGAGAGCTCGCAAAGCTAG CATACTTCAATGACATTGCAGTCGGGGCCGTGTGCTGCAGAGTTGACCACTCCCAGAACCAGAAGAGACTGTACATCATGACACTCGGCTGTCTAGCACCCTACCGTAGACTTGGAATTG gcacgAAGATGCTAAATCATGTGCTTAACATCTGTGAGAAGGATGGCACTTTTGACAACATTTACCT TCACGTGCAGATCAGCAACGAATCGGCCATTGACTTTTACCAGAAGTTCGGCTTTGAGATCATTGAAACGAAAAAGAATTACTACAAGAGGATAGAGCCCGCAGACGCCCATGTGTTGCAGAAGAGCCTGCGCAGTCCGTGCGCGCCCCCCAGCGGCGAGCTCCAGAAGTCCGAGTAG